In Nerophis lumbriciformis linkage group LG12, RoL_Nlum_v2.1, whole genome shotgun sequence, a single genomic region encodes these proteins:
- the LOC133623332 gene encoding uncharacterized protein, which produces MRQGSRSSFSTPRTVSLLSVWSWALVIMFLHLGFGLLALCRLTAASDPACLDLLEPVEDINLVSGKWTLHVITSDNQAYMDVLKAVTSSWIDLSPLPNSDTFTMRWANRINGTCYIQSTTSSSSEEEFTLNFYGQEHKGRFLKMCPDCLFWFDTNMARMNGGELVKKTNIFLLTKSGRLDHAHLEVFKKKATCLNLSRDLHFGDLTEPCAEEA; this is translated from the exons ATGAGACAGGGATCAAG GTCGTCTTTCTCAACTCCAAGGACAGTTTCCCTGCTCTCAGTGTGGTCATGGGCACTTGTCATCATGTTCCTTCACTTGGGTTTCGGTCTGCTGGCTCTCTGCCGTCTGACTGCTGCGTCTGATCCCGCCTGCCTAGATCTTCTAGAACCTGTGGAGGACATCAACCTG GTGTCTGGAAAATGGACTCTTCATGTAATAACATCAGACAATCAAGCTTACATGGACGTCCTTAAAGCAGTCACCAGCTCCTGGATTGACCTTTCACCTCTGCCCAATAGTGATACGTTCACAATGAGATGGGCAAACAGAAT TAATGGTACCTGCTACATTCAAAGTACTACAAGTTCCTCTTCAGAGGAAGAAT TTACCCTTAACTTCTATGGCCAAGAACATAAAGGGAGGTTTCTGAAGATGTGTCCTGACTGTCTCTTCTGGTTCGACACCAATATGGCGCGGATGAATGGCGGTGAACTCGTAAAAAAGACAAACATCTTCTTGTTAA CAAAGTCCGGAAGACTTGATCACGCTCACCTGGAGGTTTTCAAGAAGAAGGCCACATGCCTCAACCTGAGTCGAGATTTGCATTTTGGAGACCTGACAG AACCATGTGCAGAAGAAGCTTAG